TTCCAGACCAGCACCTTCGTGCGGCCCGTGCCGCCCTCGTACATCGACACCCTGGTGTCCGAGAGCCTCAAGGTCCCCGCGAGCGTGTGGCAGGCCACGCTGGACGGGCTCATCGCGGAGGACCACTCGGCGCGGCTGGGCGAGATTCAGGTGCCCGTGCTCGTCGTGGGCGGTGACCAGGACGGCTTCTTCCCCGTCGCGCAGCAGCAGGCGCTCGTGGATGCCCTCCCCAACGCCACCTTCGTCCTCTACCCCAACACGGGCCACGCGCCCCACGCGGAGCTGCGCTACCGCTTCGTGTATGACGTGACGCGCTTCCTCGTGTCCGTGGCGTACTAGCGACACCGGAGGGCCCGGCACGGGGCTTCCCACCCGGAAAGCCCTACCCGGGCCCCGCCGTCCCGGGTGACGGGCCGCCCTTCGTTGGGCCCGCCGCCTCGGGCTGGGACGCGTCGGCGCGGGCCAGCATCACCGCGGCGGTGAGGATGAGCAGGCCGCCCAGCATCTGCCGGGTGCTCAGCCGCTCGCCGAGGAAGATGGCGCTGAGCACCACCGCCGTCAGCGGCTCCATGGTGGACACCAGCGACGTGTTCACCGGGCCGATGCGCGCCATGCCCACGAAGAAGAGGAGCACCGCCGCCACGGTGGACACCAGCGCCAGCGCTACCACGGCCCCCCAGCCCGTGGCCGTGGTGGGGAAGGCCGGGCCCCGTGCCAGCACCAGCAGGCCCAGCGAGGCCCCCGCGGAGCAGAGGATGATGGTGCTGGAGGCCAGGGGCCCCGCCTGGCCCGCCACCTTCGCGCTGAGGACGACGTAGACGGCATACAGGAGCGCCGACAGCAGGCCCAGCATGACGCCCAGCGGCTTCGCTCCTCCCTGGGACAGGTCCGCCGTCAGCACCGTGCCGCCCAGCGCCATCGCCACGGCCAGCCACTTCACGCGGCCCAGGCGCTCGTGGAAGAAGAAGCGCTGGAGCAGCGCCACCAGCGCGGGGAACGAGTACAGCAGGAGGGCCACCAGCCCCGCGGGCGCGTGCTGGAGGGCCACGAAGTACGCGCCCGCCTCGCTCACGTAGAACACCGCGCCCAGCCCTATCAGGCTCAGCAACATCTTCCGGGACGGCAGCCGCTGGCGCCGCACCCCCATGGCGCCGGCCAGAATCAGTCCCGCCAGCGTGAAGCGCAGGAAGAGCAGCGAGGCCGCGTCAGCGCCCGCCGCGTAGGCCAGGCCCGCGAATACGCCGAGCGCGCCGAAGCACGCTCCGGAGAGGGCAACGACGAGGAAGCCGGTGGTGCGAGTCATGGTGGACGCGCGGGAACCTGCTTCAAGCGGGCGCCCGTGTCACGTGCCCCGAGGCCCGCCACCGGCGGGCCCCATGGCCGCTACCAGTAGTTCACGGACTTGAGGTCGAAGACGTCCGTGTAGCCACCGGCGCGCAGCAGCTGCACGGCCTGGGCGCTGCGGCCGCCCGCGGCGCAGTACACCACCACGCGCGTGCCGGGCGGGCCCACCTCGGACAGGCGCCGGGGCAGCTCCTGCACGGGGATGTTGCGCGCGGCCTCGGGGTGACCCTGCTGGAATTCCTGCGGGGTGCGCACGTCCAGCAGCACCGCGCCTTCCGCGACGAGCTGCCGGGCCTTCTGGGACAGTTCCTGAGGCGTCATGGCTCTTCCACCCTCCTCCTTCGAGTCCGACGAGGGTCCTCGCACAACAGACCCCGTCCCGTCTCGCACGACGTCGCTCGCGGGCGCGCCCCGTTGGGCGAAGGACGCAGTGAGGCTCACGGATTGAAGAGGAGCCGCGAGGCCTGCTTCACCCACGCGCGTCGCGTCTCCAGCGTCCGGAAGTCGAGCAGGATGAACTGGTCGAACACCCGGGGCATCATCGACAGCAGGAGCACCGAGGACCACAGCTGCGCCAGCGCCAGCCGCAGCTTGTCCTGCGCAAGGTGCGGCGCCGCCGGAGCGAGCTTCGGCACGAGCTCGCCGAGGAAGGCGTTGAGGCGCTCGAGGGCCAGGCCCTCGTAGCGCTGGCTCACCAGCACCTCGCGCAGGTGCGCGTGCGCGATGCGCGGGTAGCGGCCGATGTTGCCCACCACGTCCTCGAACACCGTCTCGAAGGCCTCGCGCACGCCGATGCCTTCCGCGCGCAGCTTGTCGAAGTCCGCCAGGACGTGGCCGAAGGCCTGGTCCAGCGTCTGCTCGATGGCCAGGGCAATCAGCTTGTCCTTGCTCCGGAAGTAGTAGCTGATGGCCGCGCTGTTCACCTGCGCCTCGCGGGCAATCTCCCGG
This DNA window, taken from Pyxidicoccus xibeiensis, encodes the following:
- a CDS encoding DMT family transporter, giving the protein MTRTTGFLVVALSGACFGALGVFAGLAYAAGADAASLLFLRFTLAGLILAGAMGVRRQRLPSRKMLLSLIGLGAVFYVSEAGAYFVALQHAPAGLVALLLYSFPALVALLQRFFFHERLGRVKWLAVAMALGGTVLTADLSQGGAKPLGVMLGLLSALLYAVYVVLSAKVAGQAGPLASSTIILCSAGASLGLLVLARGPAFPTTATGWGAVVALALVSTVAAVLLFFVGMARIGPVNTSLVSTMEPLTAVVLSAIFLGERLSTRQMLGGLLILTAAVMLARADASQPEAAGPTKGGPSPGTAGPG
- a CDS encoding rhodanese-like domain-containing protein; translation: MTPQELSQKARQLVAEGAVLLDVRTPQEFQQGHPEAARNIPVQELPRRLSEVGPPGTRVVVYCAAGGRSAQAVQLLRAGGYTDVFDLKSVNYW
- a CDS encoding TetR/AcrR family transcriptional regulator, yielding MGNDEQGARERIIRATLVCIERDGLDATGIREIAREAQVNSAAISYYFRSKDKLIALAIEQTLDQAFGHVLADFDKLRAEGIGVREAFETVFEDVVGNIGRYPRIAHAHLREVLVSQRYEGLALERLNAFLGELVPKLAPAAPHLAQDKLRLALAQLWSSVLLLSMMPRVFDQFILLDFRTLETRRAWVKQASRLLFNP